In Enoplosus armatus isolate fEnoArm2 chromosome 20, fEnoArm2.hap1, whole genome shotgun sequence, the sequence ttgccatgaaatttggtacagcgCCAATTTGGTACTTTGTCCCCTCAGTACGAATTGTAATTACTTCCCCTGACTATTCATCTAGTGCtaccatcaggtcaaattttccTTTTggttatgaccaaatacctgcaaactaatgacattcccatcagcctcagctgtactttgtgtatagtaataattagcaaatgttagcatgcttacatgctaaactaagttgGGAAATATGGTAAACATCAAATTTGAATTTTTCATCTTGGATTTTAGTGTCTGAATTTCACCGGGAGCAACCTTAGTTTTTGACTCCGACTTTTGTGAATACTTAAAATCAAGTTTCTGAAACTGACTTTAAGTAGAGGGGAACTGAAGCCTCATAAATTCAGACAGGTGGTtttcaaagtcaaatatttgGGTGGTATTTATACCTAGTAAGTAAATATTtaagtttcaaaataaagtattcaGTCAAGGTGACATTTAGCAATTTAGTTGCTTATAAGATTCAAATTATTATGGCCTTTCTTGGCTTCCATAatgtcagcatttagctcaacgcacagtctcacagagctgctaccaTGGCGGTAGACTCAGTCTTGTTTGCCAATAGTTGATCAGTGGACTTCTTCAGACTACTTCTTCCACAGCTTTCTCTTTTATACCCCTCCTTGCTCCACTCACCCCGGGTGTCTCCCCAGCCTGTCACCCAACAGTAGTGTCCCGGGTTGAGGCTGGTCTGCTTGCGCGGCAGGCAGGCGTAGCGGATGAAGTTTGAAGGGATGATGTCTGTGGCAGCCTTCACCAGGGCGATGTCGTAGTCCAGCTCGCTGTGAGCCGGGTAACGGAAGTTCTCGTGCCGGTAGATTCTCTTGACGGGGAAAaccctctctgccttctctgAGCGCTTCAGCTGGTGCTTCCCCAGGACGATCCTCCAGCTCCCAGCATCCTCAGCTTTTCCCCTGAGAGAccatgaaaacagtgaaagcaGGCctttgtggtgttttcttttctacacCTAAATGTGGTACTTTGTGCTTTTTCTATGTTAATGGATGGGTCTCTTACTTTTGGAAGCAGTGAGCAGCAGTAAGGACCCAGTTCTTGTGGATAAGAGTTCCTCCACACACATGAATGTAATGTTTACTTCCCCTGGGACGAACCTATGAGAGACAACCAGACAGCCTCCTCAGTGATGTGAGATTACAGCTCAGAGATGGACATTTTAATTTTCCTTATGTCTCTCACATAAACATGCTGGTTCCTACTTCTAGAATGTGAGAATTAGCTGATTTTATCTATTTCACATCCATTTAATTTGAATATCTCTTAGATATTTGGTCAactacagacaaaacaagtattttGAAGATATCACCTTGTACATTTCCACAATATTAATTTTATACACTTAAACGAAAACATAGTCAATACataaactgataatgaaaagaatcattagttgcagccctagaagAGATAATAATTTGGTCCAGCAAATGTGCAAATATGCCTCTTGTACAGATAAGTGTACTAGAGTTTCTTATATAACATTTTCATGCAGTCAATTATTTGGTGTCCTTGATTTAAGACCTCTCACTCCATAAAATACTGAACCACGTCAATACAAAGACAGATTTACCTGCAGAGAGACCTGCCAGGGCCAGGAGTGAGGTCTGGCTTCGTTCCCGGACACAATCCGCTCAGCCATGTTGGGCTTGAAGTGAGCCATGCCACAATCCTTAGGCCAGTCTAGGAtgagagaaacaacacaaaaaaaagtagaTGAAGTCCCAATAAATCAAAGTATGTGTTAACAGCAGCCTCCATGTTTGTAGCTAAAGTGTTTGGAGGTGTTTCCCCTCACCCAGGTGGAGGAGCTTGTGCTGTGGCTGTCGTCCGGGGGTGAGTGTGTATGCAGCTGCAGGCAGAGATGCCTTGCTcaacagcagcggcagcagcagagacagaaggagcagcagaggaggtcCTGGTACAGCCATCGTTTTTCACAGAATCACCGGCCGGCACACATCCCACGCTATTTATACCAGGCAGCAAGCACACGCAGATGTACATACACaggtacacatacagtacacacacacacacaacagcacacctCCAGGGACAATGAGCTGTGCCACAACAAAGGCTGAGCGCTGGATTGTTCTCCTGCAGCTGTGAGTTTCCACTGCCGCTGAGAAAAAGAGGATTTCGGGGAGTCCCATCAGCACTTTCACATACATATAGTATGCTCACGGTACACCAACATGCACACAGGACAAAGGTagtgtacacaaacaaacatcacgTCACATGACTTATAACTGTGACATAGTGACCTGAGAGTGAACTTAATCTCTGATATCCCAAATCTCCACTATGGTTCATCCTGTGCAAACATGACTCAGTAGAAAAGACGTTGCTACTGGTGTATCTACCTGCCTGAAGTGTCTTATGAGGATGTTCATACTTCTTTgatccacactgaaatatctctatttgatggattggcacaaaccTTCGTAtagacatttatggtccccagaggatgaattataccgactctggtgatcctctgacttttgaTCCACTGTCACCATCAggtgaaaatgttatttgtccaataatttGGTGTTTGATCAAATAAATAAGCTTCAGTTGTTTTTAGTGctagcaaatattagcatgctaacatactaaaaTAGAATGGTGAACATGATTAACATTACAcctaacatcaacatgttagcattattactgtgagcatgttagtatgctaaaaGCTCTGGTGTGCAGCAGCTagcttggctgtagactcttagtttttcatctgtgtgttcCACTCATTCAGAATATATTTTAGTCACAATCgttaaaaaaacagtttaaggGCTCCctatcaaatgtgtttttatgttatgtttagcTAATATATCGTTatcacatttttctctttttctctctttaactcTTAACTATTGAGATTggtatcagcctcaaaaatacaGTATTGGTCAGGGTATAGTCGGTccatataaataacaaaaatacatatttttatcaCTTTATAATCTGTTTTGTAACATATTTACAGTTGCTGTAAATGAAATTCAGTTGGCCTCTATTGTATTGCAGTCGAGGCAGAGATTGTAAAGACGGAAGACGGAGGCCTTAAAGCCAgaacaaatgaaaccaaaactatcaGCGTGGCTAAATACCACACAAGAAAAATATATCTTTATGTAATTTGGGTGCATTGAACCTTTAAGAAcagaaaatgataatgaaaagcaacagagaCCCTCCCGCCTGCTCTACACACATCTGTGAAAATATGACAACAATAACTGCAGTGGAAGCCACTAGTGAGTTGAGCCTTTTTCTGTGGTGAATGAGAGAGAATGTGCGCACTCATCTGAATGGCAGCGCCTGAATGGTCAAACCTCACCACTGTGGTTCACCAAGTTTACATACAACTCAACTTTGTGTATGTTTTCCACACTGAATGAGTTGAGCGAGTGAGCGAAGGAGAGAGAGTTTATTTATtctaaaacaacatatttgagCTGAGTCATCTCCCGTGTAATTATCTGTGCACGCCCGTAAAGGGTCGGAGATCTTGCCTGAGCTTTTTGGCTTATGTCCAGAAGAGTATGTCGTCTCAGTgtggaaaagcaaaaaatgcacaaatagaagagaagtagaagtatacagatcttttacttaggtaaaagtCCAGAATTAttgtcagctaaatgtacttaaagtatcaaaactaaaataattGATTATGCAGAATTGtcattttataatattattttattgtttattccTTATATACTGCTTTTATAAACAGATTAcatgtttaattgtttttactCGTGAGCAAAAGTTAAGCAAACTAGTAACttaagctgtcaaataaatgttgtggaaatgtgaagtaaaatgtacaatatttccctctgaaatatagtgaaGCAGACGGTCAAAGCATTATCGGTTTTTAGTTTATCACAGATTTATCTGTATCTGGCCGTTAGGTAACAAGAAGTTTCAGTACAAAAATGCTGACGACACTGAATGTTTTAGGTCGTTTTGAAAAAGTGTCACAATTAATAAATAACCAAATTTCAAGGAACCATATTATCAAAAATGATggtttatgttgtgtgtttatgtttaaaaaaaaaacagccaataTGTCGTTATCATACTTTCAAATATCAATATGAGGCCTCAAAAATACAATATTGGTTGGGCTCTACTATAAAATTCCATATAAAGATACTCAAGTAAAACTGTactcataataataacaatttttaaacttaaaaccaaacatttgttttagagCAACAGAGATACAAAGACACAATTCTGTTTTATTGAACATCTACATTAAAAAATGCACGACTTCCTGGTAGTTTTCTCAACTAATTTACCGGTGACTTTTATGAAGACCTCACTAGAAATGCATCTAAacagtgtatgtttgttttcaggagtgggggggggggggggcacaatgaagtaagaaaaataaaaaatgagcaGCGTCTGCAGGTATTCCTTTCAGCCTTAACAACCTCAACCAACAAGTTAAGGTAGCCTTTATGttgcctgagaggcaaaacccaGGGACAGCACATCGCAATGATTGATGGTATCACTTTTATCAactgctctcttctctcatctacACTACGCTGACTGGACAGTAAGAGGACAATGTTTAGAGAGATTCTGGtaagaaaatgaacagaaatagGATTTTGAAATCACTTGTGGAAACAGTGGATCCTGATGAGTGGAGGGACAAATTGCATCTCAACCTTTTTACcaaatgatgaaaagaaaatctagACAGCAGCAGGATAAAACCACATGACAGTGATAACTGCTTTCGGTGTCTCTCTGAGCTTCATTCAGTTTATTAGTAGAGCTTTCGTGCAAAATGAGAACTTGATCAGCTAAAGTTAATCAATACGCTAATCAAAGCCATTAGATTAGTCTCCAGGATCAGTCCTCTGCCTTCCTGGAGCCTCCACACCACCCAGGCCTCCTCAGTGACCTGATCACACTCTTCTTGCGGCTGTGTCCACTACCGTGCGAAGGTGACTTAGGATGGCTGGTGCCTTCCTCTCCgtacacctcctcctcttcctttgcactgtctgcctctgctctgcttATTCTACAAGCAGCTTCTACCATCTCCTCCTTTttgcctcctccttcctcctccacctccttccctccatctgcCTCCGACGTCCCCTCGCTCTCACCCTCCACCATACAAGTCGACGTGGTAATCATCACAGGCTGATTGAGGCCTGGGGTCATGGCCTTTACCACGTTCGCCATGAGAGGAGGTTTGggtgctttcttcttcttggaggTGCGTCTCGCTGGTTTGGGGCTGTTCTGGAGCTCCAGATGCTTCCGTATGGCTGTGGTCAGCATCTCCGGGTCCACAGAAGCTCCATGAACATCCCACGTCATCCCGTCCTCGTCCCACTGCACCTGCTTcatgctgctcctcctccccagctTGTCCCTCACCTCCCCCTGGATCTTCAGACaagacctcctcctctccagatCGGAGGAGTTAACGTCCCACGTGGGGTCGTCTcctcgcctctcctcctcctcctctccgctgCTCGCCGGGAACATGCTAGAGGACGGGGACACCAGATTGGAGTTTGACCCCACTGAAGACTTCAGGTTCAGTTTAGATCCAGGAGGTGAGCCCAAGATGGAGTGGGAGTCCATGTTGGAGGTGGAGATGTTCCTCCTGAGGCCCCACAAGGAGCCGATAGGAGAGATTGTCTGCACCGCTGCGTCTACCAGCTCCAGCCGTGAGGTCATTGTACCTTCATCCCTGTGCAGCTTTGTGATGCCCTGTCTGGTGTTCAAGGTGCACCTGCAGCAGTCACCCAATTGCGAGTCACTCAAGGAAGCAACCAGGGGTGATCTCCAACCTCGGCCCGTCAGACAGCTTTGCCCCGGCTGCCATGGCAGCTCAAGATGACAAACTGAGGCTCCTCTTCCTGATTCCTGTTCCTCTGCTGGAGAATTAAGCTTCAAGTAGCTGGACATTTGCACTGGGCTTCTCAGTCCTCCGTCCTCAGATAACTGTGGACTGTGCAGCTCCTCTATCACGTCATCAACAAGGCATCCGGGATCTGATGACACTCCTGCTTCTGCTAAGCTAACGGACGACGGGATCGGGGAAGGGAATgtaaaagaaagcaaattatTCTCCAGGAAGCCCTCATCCTCTGTGCTGGTGAGCTGGTGGAGATTGGGGGAGTTTGACGGCAAGGGTGAGGAGCTTTTAGCCTGCAGGGGTGACAGCAGTGGGGAGGGTGAGGGCGGGGACGCAAGTAAGTCTTTCTGCTGATGTCTGCTCAGTGTTATaagcgaagaagaagaagaagttaaaaGATCTACAGGTGGTAAAGTTGGAGTCTGCAGGGGGGAGATGAAGTGAGAGGGTGTGGAGGGTTTGGACATGGGAGAGTCCGGCGCAGCAGAGCAGGTGGTGTCCTGGCTTAGACTCGAGGGGCCTGAGGTCCCATCTTTCCATACAATCGTGTCTGGAGTGCTGCTGCGGCTGTGTGTGCTGCCGCTACACCCACTCCAGCGCTGCATGTTGGCGATCCAGCGCTCGCTGAGGGCAGGGGGGCTGTGCACGTCCATGTTTTTGGCTGTGAGTGGCAACTGGTGGCTGCTGGCGTTGATGTGCTGCCACATGTGAGGGTGCAGCTGCTGGAGCGTCATTGCGTtctgctcagagtgtgtgttggtgctggAGCTGCGTCTCAGGTCAGTTCTGGTCCAGACCGGGTCCCGCTTGTGCGGCTGCCCCGTCACCATGACCACATCCATGGAACTcttagagagggagaaaatgggCGAGCAATCATCCTCGTCCTCCAGTCCCACAATCCCAGCTTCACTGGAGAAAGAGACCGACTGACTGCCTGAATAACAGACTGGCTGGTAGCTCTCAGATGCAGGGCGCCTGGGcctcgccatggcaacagcaccAACCTGTGAAGAAAGACACATCTTTGAGTGTTTGTTCGCTCTTTATCCTTAAACCTTCAACAGCTGATTCagcacaacattgacatatcatcagcTTTTAAgatgatatggtgaacttgttaacAAACGGTTGCTTATTTACGCATCCAGCAgctatggagcaacattatcattaatttaatttaatctggGCCAAACtgataaacaatgagctgaattatattatataaatataaattatagcCACTTCAAAGCAATATTTCGcccttttgggaaatacgcttactGTTGgaaagagttagatgagaagattgacaccactctcgtATTGCTCcatttaatatgaagctacagcctgccgctggttagcttagcttagcatagagactgaaaacaggaggGAACAGTTAGCCTGATGTCTTCTCATTGCTaggcaaccagctgagactccagAAAGCCACTGCCCCcgggccaagaaatagtcccgcatatacatttttacactttggcttttgaacagattaaacaaacaaaatgtaacatgttaattagtgagctttagtggtgcaggaaggtggattttgttacctttggacagatcCAGGCAGGTTCCCGTAAGGTAAACTAACCAGCGGTTGGCTCAAGCTTcgtatttaccgtacagacataaaagtggtatcaatcttctcatctaactctctgcaagaaagcaaataagcgtatttcccaaaatgtcaaactattcctttaatcttttctttctttctgactgtGAAACACACCCTCAACTCagtcagtgcacacacacacacacacacaagcacacacaagcacacacaaaccacacattCACAGGCACTCCCAGATTAGCCTAATGGGATTACATGATCCAGATTATTCAATTGTTGAGACAGTGTAGATTAATCAAGACAAGAGAGCATTTGGCCTTCAGGAGACAAAGAAGcacaagagacaaagaaagggaGATACAGCGAGAATGAATGGTAGAGCTTATAAGAAATTACAATTAacctgttttcttattttccagCAGAGTTAGTGCGCATGTTGTGCCtaattttattcttttgtttatttataattttttaaaGCAGATTATGCCAGTTCTTCAGTACCTTACTTATTGAAAATCAATGCCTGATTTAGAAACACAAGAACATGAATAAATCCATATTTATGTTAAAACTAACTACCAAACTGTCAAATCCGCCAGTGTCCCAAACTGACCTAGTAGCGCTTCGACACAGGTGACATCAGACCTACAGATATCCAGACTACCTTACAGTTTGTACTGGATGAATAAACACCCAGTTAACACACATAAATGATCATCCGTGTGCACAAAAATACAGTGCGATGTcagataaaagagaaaaataaccTCTTACCTTTAAATTCACACCTTGTGTCCTGTTTTGCCCTCTGCCCTGCCACAGAGCAGGTAGTGCTAAATGGcgtctctccttcctcccctcatTCCTTCCAGCCTTCCTACCTCGCTTCTTAAATCACCTTTCTTGTTTCCAGCCACCCTCACAGCCTCGAACACTGTTTGAGACCTCTGTTGTGTCTTCAGCTTTATCTTCTCTTCTGTATCTAACTGGACCTCAGTGTGAATATGAGGAtttctgtttgtgaatgtgtgttgtgtgcatgtgtgtaagagAGGAGGCCATTACTCTACCTTTAGCTCTTAGGATTAGCTGTCATCTCATTAGCTGCCGTCCAATCTCTGAacagcgtgtgcatgtgtgcgtatCAGTGAAACAACGGTGCGGGGATGAGTGGCTAATGAGCATTTGATTCTGAGTTAAGACCAGATCAGTTGTCAGGGAAGTCATATTACATGCATGTTATTGTTTGTGAGGCGGGTCGGATGGAACTATTTAAAGCAGTGGATGAAtataaaacaagactaaaagtctacagccatgctaacggcTCTGTGCGGCTGTACTTAGCTAACATCAGCATACTCGCAATGACAATTACCATGTTCactgtcttagtttagcatgttagcatgctaacatttgatatttagcactaaactcaaagtacagctgaggctgatgggaacggtcataaaacaacatattggacatatactgtatatatatatatatatttgtaataaataataaatggacagtttgacctgatgatggttctagatgaaaagtcaggggatcaccaaagtcattaagattcatcctctgggtatcagatttcatggcaatccttcAAAGAGttcttcagatatttcagtttggaccaaagtggtggaccaacaaaCCATTCCTAGAGCCGAGCCACGAACTAAGAGATAAACACTTACAGGACTTTATCAGCAACTTTTAGCTCCTTAACAAGACAATCAACAAtctaaaacacaacagtatGGTTTGCAAATGCTTAGCTGTAATGTAAAGTACATGTAATTTGTGAATGGGCTAAAACATCCTAAATTAGTGGTGTGATCCTTTAAAAGGGGTATGAGTGTAGCCACCAACCAAAAAGCCAGATAACAGCACGAAATGGTGAGAATCAGCCAGCTGTGTTGTACTCAGTGCACACTTCACACACCACTGTTAAACTGGTCGACTACAAGAGTCTCTCACGTCAATAACTAATGCTTAGAAGTAGCTTCAGCTGGAGAAAGTCAGCCTGTCTGAGCTGACGAGAAGAAAAGACGAAGACAGTTGAATTAAGCATGGCAGGTGAGTGGAAACTGCATTATAACCAATGCCTGCAATACACTTTTGGTCTTATTTTccttgttaatgtgtttgtttggtcagACCAGGTGTTACTGTTGgctgttggtctgtctgtgggtctcctgttgctgctgctgggtcTGATGGTGTACTGtctgtggaggaagaagaaggatcAGAGTCAATACGAGGAGCTGCTCTCTACAGTGCCTTCGGTACCAGCATGCTCTGCTCCGGTGATCCAGGTCTCTCAGGGCTCCTGGGCCACGTGAGTACCatgaaaaaacactttcacataCGACACGCACATAGTCCTACATAGAGTCAGGGTTTATGGGGCCTGCAGTCTTGATTTTAAGAGTTGTAGCACAATAAGTTGAtatttaaaatgctgcagaaTTAAAGGCACAATTAATGattgaaaaacatttatctctgtgtgtgaaagGCCCAGTGAGATCCCTTTCACCCTGCCTCCTCGCTTCATGACACAAAACCACGGTGATCTGAAaaatgaggaggagatgaagatggaggACCTGAAGATGGAGGCCCAGAGGGACATACTGGCTCATCGTGGGTCACTCTCAGTAAGCAGTAGGTCATTattgcctttatttgacagcatGTCAATCTGGTTAGAGTCCCTCTGAACTTTTAAAGTCAAATTCATAAGacttattgttgttattgttgcctTAGCCTCTTAGCACAAtatcatgcatttttaatttagGATAAAATCTGCTAGCAACAGTCATCATTTCAGCTGGGTTAGAAATAGGAAGTCTGCTTTTGTCTcctttgttttacattattgaCATCCATTGTGTCAAAAATGACTATACATCTCAAGTCAtaaatctacatttttattgtaaacTGCATAAGTATCGTGGAGTTGTTCCAGTTCATTCCCATGGTGACCTTGAacgtaccaaatttcatggaaaacCTTGTCAacatatttcactctgaaccacaaatgtcaccgtcatggtggcgctagaggaaaagtcagaagatcaccaaagtcagtgggattcatcctctggggaccatgaatatctgtggAAGAATTCATGGCAATACATGaaatagttgtcaagatatttcagtctggaccaaagaccGTCAGATAGATATATATCGCTGATAGATATATGTATTAAGTTCAAGTAGTTAAAATTTGGATCTAGAATCAAAGATAAATCCCACAAACTTCCTAAAATATCCTTACACCTTCAATCTGTTTCCATCAGGATTGTACCCGGTGGGGACGGTGCTGGCTGGTCTCTactctgttcctcctctgaaCGAGGTGGTGGCCCCTCCACCCGGCATGGCCACCCGCCTCTGCTTCTCTGTGGAGTACAGACACAGCAGCGAGCAGCTCATGATCTCCCTGCTCCGCCTTGGCAATCTCCCTCCCCGTTTCCACGGCAACGTCACACTGGTGGAGCTCCGGCTCCTCCCTGACGACCGGCGGCCCCGCCAGGCCAAGGCCAGGGGCACGGGGCCCGACCCAGAGTTCAACGACTGCTTCGTTTTCCAGGCGAGGACGCAGATGTTTACAGGAGTTTTTTAATCTGCtgagacacacagcagctgggGAATCAGATGTAACCATAGAAACAAAAGAGGtctcacacacttcctgtttgtttccacCACAGGTGTCAGGACGGTGTGTGCCTCAGAGCACcctgagcgtgtgtgtgctgagtgtgGAGCAAGACGGCAAACGCCACGCGGTGGGCAGGGTGCTGTTTCCTCTGGAGGGGGAGCTCGGTCAGGCCGGCAGGGTGCTCTGGAGGGACCTGGAGACGGAGGACGACACACAGGTACACGCAGAGACAACACgcattaaatgcattaaatgaaCGCTCACACTCATTCTgtcacctctgacctctctcagTGTTCAGAGCTGGGGGATGTGCAGATATCTCTCAGCTACAGTCCGAGTCTGCAGCGCCTCTCTGTGGTGGTTCTGAGGGCTCGAGGCCTCCAGCTGCTCACAGACGCAGGTATGTGAGGTCTCTCGGGTTCATGGAGAAATCTTGTGGATGTGTGGAAGTCTGAGTGTTGGTAATACAGCCTCTGTGCGtttcccaggtgtgtgtgtccaggtgagCTTACAGATACACACTCAGGTGGTGAAGATCAAGCGCAGCTGTGTGTTGAAAGGTGACAACGACCCCTATTTCAACCACAGGATGACCTTTAAACTCCGCTCGCAGCACCTGGACGAGGCCTGTCTGAGATTCGAGCTGCAGCATCCAAACAACGTCCGCTCAGGTGAAAAGGTCAACTTAATGTGCATGataaattatttctgttttaattccAGTGTGCTGTATTATTCCCatgcaaatacaacaaatcTTATTTTGACTTAATTGTTGGCTCGGATAATCCTTCTTTCCTtagagtaataataatatttctaaTCTAATGACTGCGTGGAGCTCCTTCAAAGACCTAAATCTTTTGTAATTTTAGGACAGACCACATCAGATCCTTGTGGGACTcataatttatgttttataaaaGGCAGGTGAGAAGGTCAACCACTTAATCCCACATTATAtatgttaaaatcacaaagaCATTGCGAGCATCAACTGTAAAGTCATTTATACATAATAATTTATACTGTACTTATTCAAAGTGAATTTATAACGTTACTCAAGGTTTAACCAAAGATGCTAAAATCGAGAGTGGAGTGTTCACaaattttaatactttaattctgtttaattcatttataaatTACAAACAATTGTAAACTCAGAAATGCCTGATGAGAGAGTCAAAGAAACAGTGTTTGTCCTTATTCCTGAAGATCTGGAGTTGTAAAGATTTCTCACATGAACGTCAGTATTGGTTTTTCAGCTCCGGAGATAAGACCagctgtgtctttatttttctcccaGAGCCTCCGGCCCTGCTGGGAGTGCTGGTCTTGGGTCCCTTCATGTACGCCAGGggcctgcagctgcagcactggATGGACATGGTCAACACACCACAGGAACCGGTCAAGCTGTGGCACGGACTGGGCAGGGCCACTTAACTCCTCGAAccatataatgtatttatatagtctgaaataataaaaccatCATTTGCAAAAGCCAGTACAAGTTGAATAAAGGAACTGAATCAAGAATTTGGGGAACAACAGTTAAAATCACTTCTGACCTCCCTCAAGAATTCTGGACTCTTATAAcaaacatgaaaccaaaaccTTGTCCTAAGGGGACAGAAACATCAGATCCACATCTACAATCGGCAGTCCTCAGACACTACtttacttttttagttttttcgTGTGTTC encodes:
- the LOC139303669 gene encoding elastase-1, translated to MAVPGPPLLLLLSLLLPLLLSKASLPAAAYTLTPGRQPQHKLLHLDWPKDCGMAHFKPNMAERIVSGNEARPHSWPWQVSLQVRPRGSKHYIHVCGGTLIHKNWVLTAAHCFQKGKAEDAGSWRIVLGKHQLKRSEKAERVFPVKRIYRHENFRYPAHSELDYDIALVKAATDIIPSNFIRYACLPRKQTSLNPGHYCWVTGWGDTRGGKENVSLAEALNQARLPIIDFKTCRQKKFWGDRVRDSMICAGFRDKEDPPAACQGDSGGPLLCQLGQDRWEVHGVVSFGPIGCTVENKPSVFTRTAAYIPWIEATRIRDFFLH
- the syt15 gene encoding synaptotagmin-15; the protein is MVYCLWRKKKDQSQYEELLSTVPSVPACSAPVIQVSQGSWATPSEIPFTLPPRFMTQNHGDLKNEEEMKMEDLKMEAQRDILAHRGSLSVSRLYPVGTVLAGLYSVPPLNEVVAPPPGMATRLCFSVEYRHSSEQLMISLLRLGNLPPRFHGNVTLVELRLLPDDRRPRQAKARGTGPDPEFNDCFVFQVSGRCVPQSTLSVCVLSVEQDGKRHAVGRVLFPLEGELGQAGRVLWRDLETEDDTQCSELGDVQISLSYSPSLQRLSVVVLRARGLQLLTDAGVCVQVSLQIHTQVVKIKRSCVLKGDNDPYFNHRMTFKLRSQHLDEACLRFELQHPNNVRSEPPALLGVLVLGPFMYARGLQLQHWMDMVNTPQEPVKLWHGLGRAT